A single window of Nitrospiraceae bacterium DNA harbors:
- the chrA gene encoding chromate efflux transporter, with the protein MDKSQHSSLFPFWLAFRYWLLLGFINFGGPAGQIALMHRDLMERRGWISESRFLHALNFCMLLPGPEAQQLAIYIGWLLHGTRGGIVAGVCFVLPSVFVLLALSYVYAAYGSISIVAGLFAGLKPVVVAIVMEAGFKIGKRALIGPPHLWTAGIAFLAIFIFKIPFPLIVVIAGLVGWRVARARPEIFSSSETKRYGDKHKRELDHSAPQKRITPLHQTSPKRIIFVFLGLWLIPFLALIMLSNPNNLFLQIYLYFTQAAFVTFGGAYAVLAYVSQSAIDTYGWLTHGQMMDGFALAETTPGPLIMVLQFVGFMAGWNHAGNLSQINSAVLAAVVTTYSTFLPCFLFIFLGAPYIEILKGNRDLSEALSTITAAVVGVIMNLAIVLGLSVFWPHGLEGSFNGMALALSIAAFVALYRLRLNILWVLLIGGILGLALPFGD; encoded by the coding sequence ATGGACAAAAGTCAACATTCATCCTTATTCCCATTTTGGCTGGCCTTTCGTTACTGGCTGTTGTTGGGCTTTATCAACTTTGGAGGACCGGCCGGACAAATCGCGCTGATGCACCGGGATCTGATGGAACGCCGCGGTTGGATTTCCGAGTCACGGTTCCTCCATGCCCTGAATTTTTGCATGCTGCTTCCTGGTCCGGAAGCCCAACAATTGGCCATCTACATCGGTTGGTTGCTCCATGGAACGCGGGGAGGCATCGTAGCCGGAGTGTGCTTCGTGCTCCCTTCGGTTTTTGTTCTGCTCGCATTATCGTATGTCTATGCCGCATACGGTTCAATCTCCATAGTTGCCGGCTTGTTCGCGGGGTTAAAACCGGTGGTTGTCGCCATTGTCATGGAAGCTGGATTCAAAATCGGAAAACGCGCTTTGATTGGCCCACCCCACCTCTGGACAGCAGGGATCGCCTTTCTTGCCATCTTTATCTTTAAAATTCCTTTTCCCCTCATCGTCGTGATTGCCGGGCTTGTGGGTTGGAGAGTCGCTCGAGCAAGACCTGAAATTTTTTCCTCATCTGAGACGAAACGGTATGGGGATAAGCATAAAAGGGAACTCGATCATAGTGCGCCTCAAAAACGAATCACTCCCTTACATCAAACCTCCCCGAAACGGATTATTTTTGTATTCCTTGGACTATGGCTTATCCCCTTTCTGGCCCTCATTATGCTATCGAATCCGAACAATCTCTTTTTACAAATCTATCTCTATTTTACCCAGGCAGCCTTTGTCACCTTTGGAGGGGCCTATGCAGTATTGGCCTATGTCAGCCAATCCGCCATCGATACCTATGGATGGCTCACGCACGGCCAAATGATGGATGGATTTGCGCTGGCGGAAACAACCCCTGGTCCTTTAATCATGGTTCTTCAATTTGTCGGGTTCATGGCGGGCTGGAACCATGCTGGGAACCTCAGCCAAATCAACAGCGCCGTCCTGGCTGCGGTGGTAACCACCTACTCGACCTTCCTCCCCTGTTTTCTGTTTATCTTTTTAGGCGCACCTTATATCGAAATCCTCAAAGGAAACCGGGATCTCTCCGAAGCGTTATCGACCATTACCGCAGCCGTTGTGGGAGTGATCATGAACTTAGCCATAGTCCTGGGCCTCTCGGTATTCTGGCCACATGGATTAGAGGGATCATTCAATGGAATGGCTTTAGCCCTTTCGATTGCTGCGTTTGTCGCACTTTATCGATTGAGATTG
- a CDS encoding helix-turn-helix transcriptional regulator, whose translation MVRQFFLGFVKIHILHHAAEEPVSGVDLAQELGSHGYQLSPGTLYPTLHGLEAAGYLQCHLKLQSGRRRRIYVITRAGRQALAQARKQIRELTVEVLKGPRD comes from the coding sequence ATGGTTCGTCAGTTTTTTCTCGGGTTTGTGAAAATTCATATTTTGCACCATGCTGCCGAGGAACCGGTCTCCGGTGTCGATTTGGCGCAGGAATTAGGCAGTCATGGGTACCAGCTGAGTCCGGGGACGCTGTATCCAACCTTGCACGGGCTGGAAGCGGCAGGATATCTCCAATGTCATCTGAAGCTTCAATCGGGTCGCCGGCGGAGGATCTATGTCATCACCAGGGCTGGCCGGCAGGCATTGGCTCAAGCCCGGAAGCAAATACGAGAATTGACCGTGGAAGTCCTGAAGGGACCACGGGATTGA
- a CDS encoding TolC family protein produces MGTEAGHAKQPEQPSFQYSLLQAIEYALEHYPAVRESLAKQKEAQSGIDLAETSYLPRVEIGVQGTRSTFNNVSGMFFPNSFFQPISGPDLGRSSYSSSWGSAAGILLEWEPFDFGLRSAQVSAAQTMERHSKAFITLTQLEVALAVGDAYIDVIMAQESRQALQANLERRVVFAKTVEVLVRNQLRAGVDGSRAQAETAVARTHLLEAEQVERSRMATLSQVLGMAGTQISIKDPVLSRFPQGSVSDKKDPAQHPLALVQKAAADIPKMREEALAHAWVPKFNLQSAFFGRGSGWDNQGNRGGGGEGLLPDVPNWSVGLTATFSLLDSSTIRAQKQQEHYRNLAEMARYDRVIQELTAQQVKARSLMESTKRIAENTPIQFQAARLTESQAAAQFKAGLATVVDVAEAQRLVVQAEVDDARARLGVWKALLAFSGVQGELSEFLRLARPSSSSPGR; encoded by the coding sequence TTGGGGACAGAAGCTGGTCATGCCAAACAGCCCGAACAGCCCTCCTTTCAATATAGCTTGCTTCAAGCTATTGAATATGCTTTGGAACATTATCCTGCCGTGCGGGAATCGCTTGCCAAGCAAAAAGAAGCCCAGTCGGGCATTGATCTCGCGGAGACCAGTTATCTTCCTCGGGTGGAAATTGGCGTTCAAGGGACTCGCTCGACCTTTAATAATGTTTCCGGGATGTTTTTCCCGAATTCTTTTTTTCAACCGATTTCCGGTCCTGATCTAGGACGAAGTTCCTATAGTAGTAGCTGGGGCAGTGCCGCCGGCATTCTGCTGGAATGGGAACCCTTTGACTTTGGTTTGCGGTCGGCCCAGGTGAGTGCCGCCCAGACCATGGAGCGTCATTCGAAAGCCTTTATCACTCTTACCCAGCTTGAAGTGGCATTGGCTGTTGGAGACGCCTATATCGATGTCATCATGGCCCAGGAGTCTCGCCAGGCCCTACAAGCCAATTTGGAACGCCGGGTTGTCTTCGCTAAGACCGTCGAGGTTCTCGTCCGTAATCAGTTGCGGGCAGGAGTTGACGGATCCCGTGCACAAGCCGAGACGGCGGTGGCACGCACTCACCTATTGGAAGCAGAGCAGGTTGAACGATCACGAATGGCCACATTATCACAAGTGCTGGGAATGGCCGGCACGCAAATTTCAATCAAAGATCCCGTGTTGAGCCGTTTCCCTCAAGGATCAGTTTCCGATAAGAAGGATCCAGCACAGCACCCCTTAGCTTTAGTCCAAAAAGCCGCAGCCGATATTCCGAAAATGAGGGAGGAGGCCTTAGCCCATGCCTGGGTGCCAAAATTCAACTTGCAAAGCGCCTTTTTCGGCCGTGGTAGCGGATGGGACAACCAGGGCAATCGAGGTGGTGGAGGAGAAGGGTTATTGCCGGATGTGCCGAATTGGTCGGTCGGCCTGACGGCGACCTTTTCCCTTTTGGATTCTTCGACCATCCGCGCACAAAAGCAACAAGAGCATTATCGCAATCTGGCCGAAATGGCCCGCTACGATCGAGTGATTCAAGAACTGACCGCGCAGCAGGTAAAAGCTCGATCGCTCATGGAGAGTACCAAGCGCATTGCCGAAAACACGCCCATCCAATTCCAAGCCGCTCGCCTGACGGAATCCCAAGCGGCCGCGCAATTTAAAGCCGGTCTGGCCACAGTCGTGGATGTGGCTGAGGCGCAGCGGCTTGTGGTTCAGGCAGAAGTGGATGATGCGCGGGCGCGTCTCGGTGTGTGGAAAGCCTTGTTGGCCTTTTCAGGAGTTCAGGGCGAGCTATCAGAATTTTTACGGCTTGCGCGCCCGTCTTCTTCGTCACCTGGCCGTTAA
- a CDS encoding efflux RND transporter permease subunit produces the protein MKLLLFALRRPVTIMVLVAAMALFSYLVVKRMAIDIFPNLGLPAIYVAQPYGGMDPAQMEAYLVSFYEYHFLYITGIEHVESKSIQGAALMKLFFYPDTDMDQALAQTVAYVNRSRAFMPPGTVPPFISRFDAGSVPVGYLVFQSDSRSLKDIQDLALFRVRPMFSAVPGVSAPPPFGGTARTIVIKVNPERLRAFGMSPEEVVQAVRTGNMLMPAGNVRIGDLSYLTPVNSVVENIAELEQLPIRLGSGPTVFLKDVGTVEDGEDIVTSYAMVNGRRTVYIPVTKRADASTMAVVNRIKASLPTFRDAVPDDIQISFEFDQSTYVTNAVKAVVVESALGAVLTGLVVWIFLRSWRSSVIVVMTIPFALLSAVVALWAAGQTINIMTLGGLALAVGILVDESTVTIENVHAHLSRGKSLGRAVKDSRGEVVVPLLLAMLSILAVFLPSFFMSGVAKALFVPLALAVGFAMAASYVLSTTLVPVLAVWLLGGHPKAEGREGPTIPAWYSNALNWTLSHKGLVLVGYLLLSMATVVVVGARLGLDIFPRVDTGHFQLRILAPNGTRVERTEVLTKEILETIKQEIGPERINISLGFVGVHPSSYPVNTLYMWSSGPHEAVLLVALKRGSDVSLEQVKERLRELLPKRFPGTRYTFESGDIVTQVMSMGSPTPIEIAMSGPNMEANRAYGERVREELSHLSAIRDLRFGQPLDYPTLAVHVDRVRGGQLGVTAGEVARAVVSATSSTRFVEPIYWRDPKSGRAYQVQVEIPQSEFQSVQDMLNLPVKLEGGRGPLLRDVAEVIPGTSIGEYARYNMQRMVTIVANVTGKDLGRAAEHIEAALNRVGPPPKGVRVDVRGQIAPMREMFVNLQLGLALALLTIFLLLAANFQSWRSALVVLLTTPAVLMGVVLGLTFFGTTLNIQSFLGAIMATGVAVANAILLVSFAEQYRKRGHSSFEAAREGAQSRARPILMTGLAMMVGMLPMALGIMEGGEQVAPLGQAVIGGLLFATVSSLLILPAAYAILEKRGGIQSPSLDPDDPSSIHYEPSDVTVPN, from the coding sequence ATGAAGCTCCTTCTCTTTGCCCTCCGGCGACCCGTGACCATTATGGTGCTGGTCGCGGCCATGGCCTTATTTTCCTATCTGGTGGTCAAACGGATGGCCATCGACATCTTTCCGAATTTGGGTCTGCCAGCCATTTACGTTGCCCAACCCTATGGAGGCATGGACCCGGCCCAAATGGAGGCCTATCTGGTCTCGTTCTATGAATATCATTTTCTCTATATTACCGGCATCGAGCATGTCGAATCCAAATCCATCCAGGGTGCTGCATTGATGAAATTGTTTTTTTATCCGGATACGGATATGGATCAGGCCTTGGCGCAGACCGTTGCCTATGTAAATCGATCCCGTGCGTTTATGCCTCCGGGCACGGTGCCACCCTTTATTTCGAGATTTGATGCCGGGAGTGTGCCGGTTGGGTATTTGGTTTTTCAGAGCGATTCACGCAGTCTGAAAGACATTCAAGATCTGGCGTTGTTCAGAGTGCGCCCGATGTTTTCCGCAGTTCCTGGTGTGTCTGCCCCTCCGCCATTTGGAGGGACGGCTCGAACCATCGTGATTAAGGTGAACCCGGAACGGTTGCGGGCATTTGGAATGTCTCCAGAGGAAGTGGTTCAGGCTGTGCGAACGGGTAATATGCTCATGCCGGCAGGCAATGTCCGCATAGGAGATTTGTCCTATCTAACCCCTGTGAATTCTGTCGTCGAAAACATCGCAGAATTGGAGCAACTGCCTATACGTTTGGGGTCAGGGCCCACGGTCTTTTTGAAAGACGTGGGAACCGTGGAAGACGGGGAGGACATTGTCACCAGTTATGCCATGGTGAACGGGCGACGCACGGTCTACATCCCGGTCACTAAGCGGGCCGATGCCTCCACCATGGCTGTGGTGAATCGCATTAAAGCCTCACTCCCGACTTTTCGGGATGCGGTGCCTGACGATATTCAGATTAGTTTTGAATTTGATCAATCAACCTATGTTACGAATGCGGTAAAGGCCGTCGTCGTGGAAAGTGCCCTGGGAGCGGTCTTGACGGGATTAGTGGTGTGGATATTTCTCCGGAGTTGGCGGAGTTCGGTGATAGTTGTGATGACCATTCCATTTGCCCTCTTATCCGCCGTTGTGGCTTTGTGGGCAGCAGGGCAGACCATTAATATTATGACGTTAGGGGGCTTGGCCCTGGCAGTGGGTATTTTGGTGGATGAATCCACGGTCACGATTGAAAATGTGCATGCCCATTTGTCTCGTGGGAAGAGCTTGGGGAGGGCCGTTAAGGATTCACGTGGTGAAGTGGTGGTGCCTCTTCTCCTGGCTATGCTGAGTATTTTAGCGGTGTTTCTTCCGTCCTTTTTTATGAGTGGAGTAGCGAAAGCCTTGTTTGTGCCATTGGCATTGGCAGTGGGCTTTGCCATGGCGGCCTCCTACGTCCTTTCCACGACTTTAGTGCCCGTCTTGGCTGTGTGGCTGTTGGGTGGGCATCCCAAGGCCGAGGGGAGAGAAGGTCCGACCATCCCTGCCTGGTACAGCAATGCCTTGAACTGGACATTGAGCCATAAGGGACTGGTCCTCGTCGGCTATTTGCTGCTCAGTATGGCGACCGTGGTAGTTGTAGGTGCCAGGCTGGGATTGGATATCTTTCCTCGGGTCGATACCGGACACTTTCAATTACGAATTTTGGCTCCGAATGGAACCCGTGTCGAACGGACGGAAGTGTTGACGAAGGAAATTCTGGAGACAATCAAACAGGAAATCGGCCCGGAACGGATTAATATCAGTCTGGGGTTTGTGGGAGTTCATCCGTCTAGTTACCCGGTGAATACCTTGTATATGTGGAGCAGCGGACCTCATGAAGCGGTATTGTTGGTGGCGCTGAAACGGGGTTCCGATGTTTCCCTGGAGCAGGTGAAAGAACGATTGAGAGAATTGTTACCCAAGCGTTTTCCCGGGACACGTTATACCTTTGAGAGCGGCGATATTGTCACGCAGGTCATGAGCATGGGATCTCCAACCCCGATTGAAATCGCGATGAGCGGACCGAATATGGAGGCTAACCGGGCGTATGGGGAACGAGTGCGAGAGGAACTCTCGCATCTATCTGCCATCCGAGATCTGCGCTTCGGACAACCCTTGGATTATCCCACCCTGGCAGTGCACGTGGATCGAGTGCGAGGGGGCCAGCTTGGTGTAACGGCCGGTGAGGTGGCCAGGGCGGTGGTCTCGGCGACTTCCTCAACCCGTTTTGTGGAACCGATTTATTGGCGTGATCCCAAATCTGGAAGAGCCTATCAGGTGCAGGTGGAAATTCCCCAATCGGAATTTCAGTCCGTGCAGGATATGCTGAATCTTCCGGTGAAGTTAGAAGGCGGGCGGGGGCCGTTGCTTCGTGACGTAGCGGAGGTCATTCCTGGAACTTCTATTGGAGAGTATGCACGGTATAACATGCAACGAATGGTTACGATTGTGGCTAATGTGACGGGAAAAGATTTAGGACGGGCAGCGGAACATATTGAGGCCGCGTTAAATCGGGTCGGCCCGCCTCCGAAAGGGGTTCGGGTGGACGTTCGAGGGCAAATCGCCCCTATGAGGGAAATGTTCGTCAACCTCCAACTGGGATTAGCCCTGGCATTACTGACCATCTTCCTGCTCTTAGCCGCAAACTTTCAATCCTGGCGAAGCGCCTTGGTGGTGTTGCTGACGACGCCTGCCGTATTGATGGGAGTTGTGCTTGGGCTGACATTTTTCGGAACCACACTGAATATTCAGTCGTTTTTGGGGGCGATTATGGCCACGGGGGTGGCTGTGGCGAATGCGATTCTTTTGGTGTCGTTTGCCGAACAATATCGGAAACGGGGACACTCCTCATTCGAAGCTGCTCGCGAAGGGGCACAAAGCCGGGCTCGTCCGATTCTCATGACGGGATTGGCTATGATGGTTGGCATGTTGCCGATGGCATTGGGGATCATGGAAGGAGGGGAACAGGTGGCCCCTCTCGGACAGGCAGTGATTGGAGGATTGTTGTTCGCCACCGTCTCCAGTTTGCTGATCTTGCCTGCCGCGTATGCGATTCTGGAAAAGCGGGGAGGCATCCAGTCTCCGTCATTAGATCCCGACGATCCATCAAGTATTCACTATGAACCATCGGACGTCACCGTTCCCAATTAG
- a CDS encoding efflux RND transporter periplasmic adaptor subunit, producing the protein MSGKMIGIGLVLLGLIAAGVMVLSNERHVPQDPTVSSSSTHSLEISGIPAGSTQPVSIEVVAVSSQYLQETIPLPGELLPFLSVDLSPKIVGIVESVNVDRGAKVKKGDILIQLRAPELQAQMREAEAQLRAANITYTRLQAAASTPGIVAGNDVELAQHHQEALTARLQSLQEMEKYLRVTAPFDGVITQRNIHPGAVVGPDAAGGRASSLLRLEQIVHLRLIVPVPETYAGSIDKGATVPFSVPAYPEEIFQGVVSRISQSVDPKTRSMPVEMDVDNPTMRLAAGMFPEVRWPIRRSTPTLFVPATAVVTTTENVFVLLVKENLVEWIPVRKGAKSGFMVEVFGALQSDDLVVFRGTDEIRPGTKIIPVSKEIPLNTRT; encoded by the coding sequence ATGTCAGGCAAGATGATCGGAATCGGGCTGGTGTTGCTGGGACTTATTGCGGCAGGTGTGATGGTTCTGAGCAACGAAAGGCATGTTCCTCAGGACCCCACGGTTTCTTCTTCCTCAACTCATTCCCTGGAAATATCAGGAATTCCTGCGGGCAGTACTCAACCGGTTTCAATCGAAGTGGTGGCCGTTTCCAGCCAATATTTGCAAGAGACGATACCCTTGCCGGGAGAATTGCTTCCTTTTTTGAGTGTCGACCTTTCACCAAAAATCGTGGGAATCGTGGAATCCGTCAACGTGGATCGTGGTGCAAAAGTCAAGAAAGGGGATATTCTCATCCAATTACGCGCCCCAGAGTTGCAAGCGCAGATGAGGGAAGCGGAAGCTCAACTTCGTGCGGCAAACATCACGTATACCCGTCTTCAAGCTGCGGCCTCTACACCAGGTATCGTGGCTGGAAACGATGTGGAATTGGCCCAGCACCATCAGGAAGCCCTGACAGCTCGTCTCCAATCCTTACAAGAAATGGAAAAATATTTGCGGGTGACGGCGCCATTCGATGGTGTGATCACACAACGGAATATTCATCCGGGAGCGGTTGTGGGGCCTGACGCCGCAGGCGGCCGCGCCTCATCATTATTACGGTTAGAGCAAATTGTGCACTTGCGATTGATCGTTCCGGTTCCGGAAACCTATGCCGGGTCAATTGATAAAGGGGCAACCGTGCCATTTAGCGTGCCGGCCTATCCGGAGGAAATTTTTCAGGGAGTGGTGTCTCGTATTTCTCAATCGGTCGATCCTAAAACCCGATCTATGCCCGTGGAAATGGACGTCGACAATCCGACTATGCGGTTGGCTGCAGGGATGTTCCCAGAGGTCCGCTGGCCGATTCGCCGATCCACTCCCACATTGTTTGTTCCGGCCACGGCCGTTGTCACCACGACGGAAAACGTTTTTGTGCTGTTGGTCAAAGAAAACCTGGTGGAATGGATCCCCGTTCGAAAGGGAGCAAAGAGTGGCTTCATGGTTGAAGTGTTTGGCGCTCTCCAATCGGATGATCTCGTTGTGTTTAGGGGAACTGACGAAATTAGGCCAGGTACAAAAATTATTCCGGTTTCTAAGGAGATACCCCTCAACACCCGCACCTAG
- a CDS encoding alginate export family protein yields the protein MCRDQKKASNVNVLMMAGLGLGMAMLINSTSVLAAKPVSSSSSSLAVEKGSPYGEFFTRIKDRAEAQNGRNWRETADAVLIQDKETQWNRYLKSALGLPDFVDLGIENRTRFESVSHPWRSTAKIGGGRTDSQWLLRSRVRFGLGNGPFRFLFEGQDSREYGAQIGGFVNNTTVDEWDILQLFGSLTVDNVAGSGLRTDLHFGRMTLDMGGRRYVARNDFRNTTNAFDGVHWQIGKPDTWRLRAFITEPVIRDEVQLDEQNKKFLFWGAYLENLQIPWMNINAFYYGLNDQRQQNANLHRTYGTYGFRLLKNPAVSEFDYELEGAIQVGQLGQVDHFAYNPNVQVGYTFDAPWTPQFLVQYSYASGTRTPGGSQNGTFDPLFGARRWDLMPTGIFGPFLRSNISSPGWRLVMKPAESLTMQIKQRFWYLAQGSAVNGGILLQDPTGGAGNYLGHDLEVRVSWVVSQNLDIDAGYDHWFKGSYFDRLPASANLPQGGNKDTDYFYLSMRIRL from the coding sequence ATGTGTCGTGATCAGAAAAAGGCAAGTAATGTGAATGTCTTGATGATGGCTGGATTGGGATTGGGAATGGCTATGCTGATTAATTCCACTTCGGTTTTGGCGGCTAAGCCCGTCTCTTCGAGTTCCTCCTCCTTAGCCGTTGAAAAGGGTTCGCCGTATGGAGAGTTTTTTACACGGATTAAGGATCGGGCAGAAGCACAGAACGGAAGAAACTGGAGGGAAACGGCTGATGCCGTCCTTATCCAAGATAAAGAGACTCAATGGAATCGGTATCTGAAGTCGGCGTTGGGCCTGCCGGATTTCGTTGATTTGGGGATTGAAAATCGCACGCGCTTTGAAAGTGTCAGTCATCCGTGGAGATCTACTGCAAAAATTGGAGGGGGGCGAACGGATTCTCAGTGGCTCCTCCGGTCCAGAGTGCGCTTCGGATTGGGTAATGGTCCTTTCCGGTTTCTTTTTGAGGGACAGGATTCTCGGGAATACGGTGCCCAAATTGGGGGTTTTGTCAATAATACCACAGTCGATGAATGGGATATTTTACAGTTATTCGGATCATTGACCGTAGATAATGTTGCAGGAAGTGGGTTGCGAACCGACCTGCATTTCGGTCGCATGACTCTGGACATGGGCGGCCGTCGGTACGTTGCCCGCAATGACTTTCGCAATACCACGAATGCCTTTGACGGTGTCCATTGGCAGATTGGAAAACCGGATACATGGCGACTCCGCGCTTTTATCACCGAACCGGTTATCCGGGACGAGGTTCAACTCGACGAGCAGAATAAGAAGTTTTTATTTTGGGGCGCGTATCTGGAAAACCTTCAAATCCCCTGGATGAATATCAATGCTTTTTATTACGGTCTCAACGATCAACGACAGCAAAATGCCAATCTTCATCGTACCTATGGGACGTACGGATTTCGGCTGTTGAAGAATCCTGCAGTCAGTGAATTCGATTATGAATTGGAGGGAGCCATTCAAGTGGGACAATTAGGGCAGGTCGATCATTTTGCCTATAATCCCAATGTGCAAGTTGGCTATACGTTTGATGCGCCCTGGACGCCTCAATTTCTTGTTCAGTATTCCTATGCAAGCGGAACCCGCACCCCGGGAGGAAGTCAGAATGGAACCTTTGATCCATTGTTTGGGGCCCGACGATGGGATTTGATGCCTACAGGAATATTCGGACCATTTCTCCGATCCAACATCAGTTCTCCCGGCTGGCGGTTGGTGATGAAGCCTGCCGAAAGCTTGACCATGCAAATCAAGCAGCGGTTCTGGTACTTAGCTCAAGGCAGTGCCGTGAATGGAGGGATTCTTTTACAAGATCCCACAGGAGGGGCAGGAAATTATTTAGGACATGATCTGGAAGTACGGGTATCCTGGGTCGTAAGTCAAAACCTGGATATTGATGCCGGGTACGATCATTGGTTTAAGGGGTCGTATTTCGACCGCCTTCCTGCTTCGGCCAATCTGCCTCAAGGCGGGAACAAGGATACGGATTATTTTTATCTTTCCATGCGGATCAGATTGTGA
- the modA gene encoding molybdate ABC transporter substrate-binding protein, translated as MFLRIPTFGFMFLFYVCVTTAAAEEVRVAVAANFLSTLNEIITNFQADTSHTILVSSGSSGKLYAQIKNGAPFDVFFSADAERPQLLEEEGLAVKESRFVYSVGRLTLWSPNANVIQGEASHVLSDGHFDHLAIANPKTAPYGRAAEQTLKKMGLWKSLKDRIVQGENIGQAFQFVFSRNAQLGFVALSQVLDPKINGSGSRWDVPTSFHDGIEQEAVLLVSGQNNAGARAFLEYVKGDNSLAIIKRFGYELP; from the coding sequence ATGTTTCTCCGAATCCCTACTTTTGGCTTTATGTTCTTATTTTATGTATGTGTAACGACCGCCGCCGCGGAGGAAGTCAGGGTGGCCGTTGCCGCGAATTTTTTATCGACTCTTAACGAAATTATCACGAATTTTCAGGCAGACACGAGTCACACGATACTGGTCAGTTCCGGATCGAGCGGAAAACTGTATGCACAAATCAAGAACGGTGCTCCGTTCGATGTCTTCTTTTCAGCAGATGCTGAGCGGCCACAATTGTTGGAAGAGGAAGGTCTGGCAGTCAAGGAAAGCCGGTTTGTTTACTCTGTGGGGCGTCTGACTTTATGGAGTCCAAATGCAAACGTGATTCAGGGCGAGGCATCACACGTTCTATCAGACGGCCACTTCGATCATCTGGCCATTGCCAATCCGAAAACCGCCCCTTATGGCAGGGCTGCGGAACAAACACTCAAGAAGATGGGTCTCTGGAAATCCCTCAAGGATCGGATCGTTCAGGGGGAAAACATCGGACAAGCGTTTCAATTTGTGTTTTCCAGAAATGCTCAACTCGGATTTGTGGCCCTTTCCCAAGTATTGGATCCCAAAATTAACGGGAGCGGCAGCCGATGGGATGTGCCAACTTCCTTCCACGATGGAATTGAGCAGGAAGCGGTCCTGTTAGTGAGTGGACAGAACAATGCCGGTGCCAGAGCATTCTTGGAGTATGTTAAAGGAGATAATAGCCTTGCCATTATTAAGCGATTTGGCTATGAGCTGCCATAA
- the modB gene encoding molybdate ABC transporter permease subunit encodes MTLSEVDLGPLWLTLRLAGVTVIVLLIIGTPLAWWLAHTRSRARTAIEAIVAMPLVLPPTVLGFYLLVLLGPHGWIGSASQAITGSALSFTFTGLVIASALYSLPFVVQPLHSAFEAIGRKPLEAAWSLRASKLDTFLTIVSPMASRGYLTAIVLGFAHTLGEFGVVLMVGGNIPGRTKVLSIAIYDHVEVLEYTQAHVLSAGLLVFSFLVLLMVYTVNRRLPIHVS; translated from the coding sequence ATGACACTATCTGAGGTGGACTTGGGACCTCTCTGGCTGACGTTGCGTCTGGCCGGGGTGACCGTGATTGTGCTTCTGATCATTGGAACCCCGCTTGCCTGGTGGCTCGCACATACCCGATCCAGAGCCCGGACGGCCATTGAGGCAATTGTTGCCATGCCTCTCGTATTGCCGCCCACCGTGCTCGGATTTTATTTACTGGTCTTATTGGGTCCACATGGATGGATCGGGAGCGCCTCGCAGGCGATAACCGGATCGGCGCTTTCGTTCACATTTACCGGACTCGTCATTGCTTCCGCGTTGTATTCACTTCCTTTCGTCGTTCAACCCTTGCATAGCGCGTTTGAGGCAATCGGGCGAAAGCCATTAGAGGCGGCCTGGTCTCTCAGAGCCTCAAAGCTCGACACATTTCTTACCATTGTTTCCCCCATGGCCTCTCGCGGCTATCTCACGGCGATTGTCCTTGGATTCGCTCATACCCTTGGTGAATTTGGTGTGGTCTTGATGGTGGGAGGGAATATTCCGGGAAGAACAAAGGTACTCTCTATTGCGATTTACGATCATGTGGAAGTTTTGGAATATACCCAGGCTCATGTCCTGTCGGCAGGACTTCTCGTCTTTTCCTTTCTGGTCCTGCTTATGGTCTATACGGTGAACCGCCGCTTGCCTATCCACGTCTCATGA